Proteins from a genomic interval of Sphingobacteriales bacterium:
- a CDS encoding adenosylhomocysteinase: protein MLTVDVKMPYSVKDISLAEWGRQEIILAEAEMPGLMALRKEYGASKPLKGARIAGCLHMTIQTAVLIETLIELGAEVRWSSCNIFSTQDHAAAAIAAAGVPVFAWKGMNAEEFDWCIEQTLFFGDENRPLNMILDDGGDLTNMVFDKYPELVKGIRGISEETTTGVHRLYEREKNGTLYLPAININDSVTKSKFDNKYGCKESLVDAIRRATDVMMAGKVAVVCGYGDVGKGSAASLRGAGARVIVTEIDPICALQAAMDGYEVKKLDHAVQRADIVVTATGNCDVVGAQHFKKMKDKAIVCNIGHFDNEIDVAWLNEHYGTTKNTVKPQVDVYNVDGKDIILLAEGRLVNLGCATGHPSFVMSNSFTNQTLAQIELWANHDQYENKVYVLPKHLDEKVAHLHLEKIGVELEDLTEKQANYIGVTKNGPFKPEYYRY from the coding sequence ATGCTGACAGTTGATGTAAAAATGCCCTATAGCGTAAAAGATATTAGCTTGGCTGAATGGGGACGCCAAGAAATAATTTTGGCAGAAGCAGAAATGCCCGGTTTAATGGCTTTACGCAAAGAATATGGTGCTTCCAAACCTTTGAAAGGGGCACGTATTGCGGGCTGCTTGCACATGACTATCCAAACCGCCGTGCTCATCGAAACCCTCATTGAATTGGGTGCCGAAGTACGTTGGAGTTCTTGTAATATTTTCTCCACCCAAGACCACGCCGCCGCCGCTATTGCAGCAGCCGGAGTGCCTGTATTTGCGTGGAAAGGAATGAATGCCGAAGAATTTGACTGGTGCATTGAACAAACTTTGTTTTTTGGCGATGAAAACCGCCCGCTGAATATGATTTTGGACGATGGCGGCGACCTTACCAATATGGTTTTTGACAAATATCCTGAACTCGTAAAAGGTATTCGCGGTATTTCGGAAGAAACCACCACCGGCGTACACCGCTTGTATGAACGCGAGAAAAACGGTACTTTGTATTTGCCCGCTATTAATATCAACGACAGCGTTACCAAATCCAAATTTGACAATAAATACGGCTGCAAAGAGTCTTTGGTTGATGCCATTCGCCGCGCTACCGATGTAATGATGGCAGGAAAAGTAGCCGTAGTATGCGGATATGGCGATGTGGGCAAAGGTTCGGCTGCCAGCTTGCGCGGAGCCGGTGCACGGGTTATCGTTACCGAAATTGACCCCATTTGCGCCCTCCAAGCTGCTATGGATGGCTACGAAGTAAAAAAATTAGACCACGCCGTACAACGCGCCGACATAGTGGTAACAGCTACCGGTAATTGTGATGTAGTAGGTGCGCAGCACTTCAAAAAAATGAAAGATAAAGCCATCGTGTGCAATATCGGTCACTTTGACAATGAAATTGATGTGGCTTGGTTGAATGAACACTACGGCACTACTAAAAACACTGTAAAACCTCAGGTTGATGTGTATAATGTAGATGGCAAAGATATTATCTTGCTGGCAGAAGGCCGCTTGGTAAATTTGGGCTGCGCCACCGGACACCCTTCATTCGTAATGAGCAACTCTTTCACCAACCAAACTTTGGCACAGATAGAACTTTGGGCAAATCACGACCAATACGAAAACAAAGTATATGTGTTGCCTAAGCATTTAGACGAAAAAGTAGCGCATCTGCACTTAGAAAAAATAGGCGTAGAATTAGAAGACCTCACCGAAAAACAAGCAAATTATATCGGTGTTACAAAAAATGGTCCTTTCAAGCCTGAATACTATCGTTATTAA